ttattttttaatatattctaaattacataatttataaaaataatataatataaattattataaacttaaaaatgggTAAGGTCGAATCGAGCCAAGCATTAAATGTTCAAGCCCAATCTCGACTCATATTTTAAACAGGCTTAATTTTTTTGCCCAATCCCATTTTTTCGGGCTtaatatttttacccaacactcctaaattttgggtcattttccttttctaattttccatagatgattcatcaaaaatgtaacgccccaatttttgggcctaaaagtattgggccttgagtctgggttcgggtagaagacggcccgaataatttggatgttatcattattattatttttattattattatttcgtatgtttagtttagtaattaaataaattacgaagggtttatggtgtggggaAAGTTCGgggctcggcccatagctttaggaaaattcttaaattttgcctcttaagggaacctgggcagtaggccttattaataatctgggtctgagtatgttagtgggcctttaaaaggcccaagagtaaatttaattcgaggcaattcctgaattttaattttgggagagagagttctggcgatatgggcttttaaagttgaggtggtaaaataggacacaaaaagatctgtggtaaagtggcatgtggcgccacctaggtgtttggggagtgacgtgtggatgtttagggggagccagagttcaattcacaaggtaagcatattgttacttttatttttttgtgtgcatgtgccgggcatgtgatagagcttaagtggaaattcggttagggctttaggaagggccgtgggtctgaatggccattagggcaagcttttttttttttactgaattaaggttagccacctagagccttccctttcattctattctcttctcagtatcTCAAAAAGCTGAAAAACGTAAAGTTAGATCTCTTGAATGCCGaattcttccttttcttttcctctcttcttctattttcttttctccttcttttcttctcttgccgaaacattcctaccattctacctatctcctctttcattcccattcttttctaaacctctatagtcgattgccataaaagccgaaatcttgaaagttatttcttgtgccgatttcttctagccaaaatcctcctattttcttcatctcctttggccgattttcacatcctctaaacctcaacccctgtcgATAATACCAGTgcaaaaccaccataccaaatcatctttcTCTTCACAGttctaaaagccgaaaacaccatagttgttagggacatatagccgaatcgttagatctctaagattcgatttctgctagtgtttaagggctggatctgcatcagatctgagtagaaactgaagtggaatcgttttggttgaaagaacctaaggtaggtactcaaatctattctttatttcgggttttagaaaacctgaaatccctaaaggcatagggaggctgtcgattggagcttaaggctctaagggttgtaacaatttGATGTACTCTTATATTTGACACTTTTTGCTTGTTAATTCCTTTGACTTATGAATTTTTCACTACTTAATTggttgtatttgatttatttcttgTGTAGTGAACCCAATACTGGAAATGGCAACAAAAAGACGTAAtctgtatttttttttctttttattctgtCGCGGttggagtcgtgggcacgacgCTTATTCTGTCACGGctggagtcgtgggcacgacgCTGGGCACGACACGGATCTGACATGGAAAATCAGAAGTCAACACGGGGAATATTCTggaaacaacttatcttgatctattgACGTGATTTGGGGGATTTtggatttcattttcataattttatagaTATTATCTTATCTTTTTTTGATTAGTTTTCCTTGTTGATTTGGGAATTTGAAGCCTATAAATACCCACCTTTGGGTAAGGCTAAGTATCTCTTGTCTTTTGTTCTTATTGCTActttgttttcatttttaataaaattttcttctttgttttattTCTACTTTACTTTATTTTGTGTTATGTTTttacattatcaaaacatgttaAGCATGATAATCAATATCATGCTTGGCTAATTTTTCTCAAGCCAAGAGCTAGTACGAATCAATTCCTCACGTGAGAATTGAATATTGCTTAAATCCCTTCAGGATACATTTTCATCTTTCTGCTTAGATAATTTGGCAATCGGccttactaaaatttttaaacatttttcaaatcaAAAAGGATCCGTTGGTCTGGAATCGTTTAATTTTACAGTTGGGAGGAAGGATCGGCCTGTGGCATTTCGACTTCCTATGAACACTCTTAGCGGTGGTCCGCTAAGGAAAGACGAGATCGGAAATGATTCTTGATAAGACAACTTCCGAGTTGGGCTTTTCCTTTTTTAAAACTAAGTATTTTAACGGCGATAGACGTGGTTGATTTACTTAAGAATCGACTTTCGAAGATAGACTTGGAAAGATTGGTTACATGAGAGAAAAGCAAGTTACGATGGGTTGGGCCTCGTAGACTGTAACCGACATGAATCTCGGAGCAAAAATTTACTTTCGATGATCGTGGAAATTGACAAAACTAGCTCGAGGCGATTCTTATACTCGTGTTTATTCAACTTAATCTTtcatcttctttattttattgcttTTATTTTAATACATCTTTCTTTGCActtttacttgtttattttattttcttgttacttctcaaatcaccttttttttttattttccatttcagcTCCTAGGTCGAGAACAAGAAATTTAATCAAAAATTCCATTAAACTCCCTGTGGATCGACCCTCTTCAACTATTctaccttttatttatttttattttttttgaaaaggtttattttattttgataggcAAAACGACGCTTGTCAAAATTGGCACCGTTGCTGGGGAGTTTTATTTTCGGCAATTATTGattattttgtttgatttttatgACCAGGAGAAACCCGGGGACTCTAGTTCAATATAACTCGAAAATTGAAGCAAGCGCTCGTAGAAACTACGGTCAAACACTTCGACGAAAGAAGCAGCAAGAGCAAAGAGAACGACAATCCAATCTGGAATCTACTTCTACGACACCACCACGTGAACCGGAACAAACTCCCAATGAAAGACCATCTCCCAACACCATTAATCCAATAACAAATCCCACGTTTGAACTGGAGCAAATGGCGGACCAAACCATTAAAGAGCTTGCCGCCGCCCCCGCCGTACAACAACCGCTCTGCATTACCTTTCCTCAAGGCACTACCCCTTTTCAACTCAAAACAGGGTTAATTCATCTCCTCCCTATATTCAACGGTCTTCCTAGCGAAAGCCCACATAAACATCTCGCCGAATTCCACATGGTGTGTAGTAGTATAAAGCCGCAAGGAGTCTCGGAAGACCAAATCAAACTAAGggcattttctttttctttagccAGAATGGCTAATGAATGGTTATTTTACCTTCCGCCTAACTCAATAACCACATGGGCTGAACTATCTCGTGTTTTCCTTGATAGGTATTTTCCAGCGGCAAAGGCGAGCGAGCTTAGGCGAAGCATTTTGGGAATCCAGCAAAGGAGCGATGAATCTCTCTACGACTACTGGGAGAGGTTTAAAAAGTTATGCGCAAGTTGCCCGCAGCATGGCCTATCCGAGCAGACCCTTCTTCAGTATCTCTATGAAGGGATGCTTTCGATGGACAAAAAGATGGTGGATGCTGCAAGTAGTGGCGCACTCGTCAATATGACGCTAGAAAATACTAGAACTATAATCTCTACTATGGCCACAAACTCGCAACAGTTCGGCTCTTTAAGTGAACCTAGCCCACGGGTTCACGAAGTAAGTACcatttttttagaaaataaaatagacaAATTGACTGATATTGTCAATTCTCTTGTCACAGGTAAGATAGGATCCGTAAAGGTTTGTGGAATCTGCACGATGTCGAACCACCCAACCGATTCATGTCCAATGCTACAAGATGAGACGGGCGCCCAAGTCAATGCCATAAATAATTTTCCAGGACCTCCTCAAAGGCCATACAATCCCTACGGTAACACTTTCAATCCCGGTTGGAGAGATCATCCAGATATGAGCTATGGAAACAAAAACGAAAATTACCAACCGAGACCACCTCCCTTTCCAAATCAATCACCACAAAAAACCTCTCTTGAGACCATTGTTGAAAAGTTGGCCATTTCACAAGAGAAATTCCAAACCCAAACACAATCTCATCTCCAAGAAATTGACAAACAAATAAGCCAACTAGCCCAAACCGTTGGTCGCCTACAGTCTCAAGGACGATTGCCCTCTCAAACTGAAACAAATTCGAGAGAAAATGTGAGTGCGATTACTTTACGAAGTGGTACCGTAATTTCACCAGAGCCGACAAAGGAGCCCGAGAAAATCGAGAAAGACAAAGAAGACACTTCTTTGAAGAGTCAAGAAGAAAAATCCTCGCCTACCTCAGGTAAAGTCGTTCCTAGTCCTTCTTTTTCTACTTACGAGACTCCTCCTCCCTTTCTAGGAAAGCTTGCAAGGCGTGACAAAAAGGAAGAGGAGAAGGAAATTTTGGATATATTCAAAAAAGTGGAAATCAATATTCCACTTCTTGATGTCATTCGGAAGGTGCCAAAATATGCGAAGTTTTTGAAAGACTTATGCACAAATCGGAGGTGGTTATCCGGCAATGAAAGAGTTAACCTCAACGAGAATATTTCGGCCATTTTTCAAAGACGCCTACCAGTGAAATACAAGGACCAAGGGATGTTTGCAATTCTGTGCAAAATAGGAAAATTCGGAATAAAAAAGGGTAATGTGTGATCTAGGCGCATCTATTAATGTCATGCCGCTAAGCGTCTACAATAAAATTTCAACAGAACCATTAAAAGAGACGTGAGTGACAGTTCAATTAGCTGATCGGTCAGTTATCTACCCGAAAGGGGGACTAGAAAACGTGTTGGTAAAGGTAAACGATCTCATTTTCCCTGCTGATTTTTACATTATTGACATGGAAAATGACCGCAGCAACAACGGATCAGAAATTTTGCTTGGACGCCCTTTCTTGTCAACAGCGCATACAAAGATCGATGTCCGAAACGGCATCTTAACCATGGAATTTGACGGGGAAGTGGTTAAATTCGATGTGTACAAAGCTATGAAGTATCTTGATTCCATCGCAAGTTTAAATTTTGTTGATATTATAGATCCGTTAGCCGATGATTTTATCGAAACtgatttgttttatgatttttataggaAATTGGAGGATCTCGATGATGAAAGCGAAATCATTTCAACTCTTTCCTCCATTTCTGATTCTCGATTAATTCCATCTAAACCTCTTCCCTCAATTTTGCAGGCGCCACAACTAGAATTGAAGCAACTTTCATCGCATCTCAAATACGAATTTTTGGGCGATAATCGAACCTTGCCAATTATCATTTCAAGTGAATTATCACGACAGAAAGAGGAAGAATTAATTGCTATTTTGCGCACCTATAAAAAGGTAATTGGATGGACATTAGCTGATATCCAAGGCTTAAGTCCATCCACTTGCATGCATAAAATTAAAACAGAGGAGAACGTAAAACCAACGAGAGAAGGCCAGCGACGTTTAAACCCGCCAATGATGGAGGTTGTGAAGGAGGAGATTCAAAAGTTGCTAGATGCTGACATTATCTACCCCATTTCTGATAGCAAGTGGGTAAGTCCGGTCCATGTTGTGCCAAAGAAGACTGGAATTACAGTGGTCGAAAATACCGAAGGAGAAATGATTCCGAAGAGAGTACAAAATGGTtggagaatgtgtatcgattataggAAACTCAACTCACAAACCCAAAAAGACCATTTTTCTTTACCATTTATCGATCAAATAATCGAAAGACTTGTTGGAAAAACACATTACTGTTGTCTTGATGGATTTTCTGGATTTTTTCAGGTTCCGGTGGCGCCTGAAGACCAAGAAAAAACAACATTCACTTTCCCTTTCGGAACTTTCGCCTATAGAAGAATGCCTTTCGGTCTTTGCAACGCTCCGACCACATTCCAACGATGCATGTTAAGCATTTTCTCCGATCACATCGAGCGAGGAatagaggtatttatggatgattttactgTTTACGGTGATTTATTCTCTCAATGCCTTTCCAATCTTTCTTATGTTCTTAATCGATGCATTgaatttaaattggttttaaacTACGAGAAATGCCATTTCATGGTAAGTAAAGGATTGGTACTCGGTCATGTGGTTTTGGCCCAATGAATTACCGTTGATAAGGGAAAGATTGATGTAATTCGCTCACTTTCATACCCCACTTCGGTGAGGGAAATTCGTAGTTTTCTTGGCCATGCAGGTTTCTACCGACGGTTAATAAAGGACTTCTCTAAGTTGGCGCAACCTCTTTGCCGATTACTACAAAATGACGTGAATTTTACTTTTGATCAATCTTGCAAAGATTCATTTGAAGAGCTTAAGGGAAGGCTTATATCCCACCAATTGTACAACCACCAAATTTGACTTTACCATTTGAGATTATGTGTGACGCATCTGACCTTAGCGTGGGAGCCGTTCTCGGCCAAAGGAGTAAAGAATGACCACACGTGATAGCCTATGCCTCTAGGACTCTCGACTCGGCTCAACACAACTACTCGACAACGGAAAAAGAGCTTTTTGCTGTCATTTTTGCATTAGAAAAATTTCGTTCTTATTTATTAGgagctaaaatttttgttttttccgATCATGCAGCGCTGAAATACGTGATGAACAAAAAAGAAGCAAAGCCGAGGTTGATACGATGGATTCTCTTACTACAGGAGTTCAATCTTGAAACCAAGGATAAAAGGGGAAGCGAAAACTTAGTAGCTGACCACGTAAGCCGTTTACCTACTTCACCAGTCGAACCTCCCCTACGAGAACAATTTCTAGATGAAACATTGATGGAAGCACACGCATCATTCCAATGGTTCGTCGATTTGGCGAATTTTCTAGCTACGGGTAAATTTTCGAACAATCTATCTCAATCTGAGATCAAACACATAAAAAGAGAGTCTCGATACTACATTTGGGATGATCCATATTTATGGAAAAATTGCTCAGATCAAATAGTACGACGATGCGTAAGTAACAGCGAGGTAAAATTCATACTTGAGTTTTGTTATTCCTATGCTTGCGGTGGACATTTTGGCCCTAAACGAACCGCACACAAAATTCTTGAGTGCGAATTTTATGGGCCAACCTTGTTTAAGGAcacttacaacttttgcaaagcaTGTGACAGGTGCCAAAGAGTCGGAAATCTAAGTCGAAGGAGTGAGATGCCATTAAATCCTATACACATCTATGAAATTTTCGTTGTGTGGGGGCTCGATTATATGGGGCCATTTACCTCATCATTTGgaaatttatacattattttGGCCGTTGATTACGTttcaaaatgggtagaggctaaAGCCACCCGAGAAAATGATGCGAAAACCACAACTAATTTTTTACGTGATTTTATTTTCTCAAGATTTGGAACTCCGAGAGCAATCATTTGCGACAGAGGAACACATTTCGTTAACCGAGTCGTCGAAGCTTTGATGAAAAAATATGGCGTGACTGAGCGGATAGCGACAGCTTATTATCCGCAAACCAACGGACAAGCAGAGGTTTCAAATCGAGAAATCAAGTCAATCCTAGAGAAGACCGTTAAACCAAACCGAAAAGATTGGAGCTTGAAGTTAGTTGATGCGTTGTGGGCATATCGCACGGCCTACAAAGGACCTATCGGGATGTCACCTTACCGACTTGTTTTCAGTAAACCTTGCCACTTGCCTGTCGAACTCGAGCATAGGGCATTTTGGGCGGTGAAGGAATGTAATATGGAGATGAACGCTGTTGGTGAAGTACGGAAACTTCATATCCAAGAGCTTGAGGAGATTCGCCGCAACGCTTACGATAGCGCACAAAATTATAAAGAGCGAACAAAAGCATTTCATGACAAGCGCATTTCATTTAAATCATTTTCCGTTGGGCAGAAAGTTCTCCTATTtaactcaaaattaaaaattttgcagGAAAACTTAAGTCCAAGTGGAGCGGACCATTTACCGTGATCAATGTTTTTCCTCATGGAGCCGTGAAAATTGAGGATAGCTCAGGTGCACGATTTAAAGTTAATGGACAACGGCTAAAACCTTTCTTCGAGAGCACACCAATCGAACTAATTGAAGAAATCGGGTTGGAAGAGCCAAAAATCTGACAGGAAAATGTTGAGCTTAATGACGTTAAACAAAGCGCTAAATGGAAGGCAACCCatttgtttacttttcatcaattttaaattttttttatttgtcgTTTGTTCAGACCCCTCCAGGCCCTAGAAGAGAACATCACGGAAATACTCTCCTTCCTTTACCTCAGCCATGGCTGCCGTCGTCATTGATCACGGGGAGTATCCTTTACCTTTCTTTGTTCTTAAATgtactttatatttatttttccgTATTGGGACAATACGATTAAGTGAGGGGGAGGGTAAAGGATGACATTAATTTCGCCTTGCTTgtcatatttgtttgatgatatgttTGTTTGAATTGATTAGAACAACTCCTTTGTTGTTGCTTGCCGCTAAGCATGTTATGATTATTTTAGTTCATAAAGATACTTGAATTCTAGCATGCTTGATAATCGAATAATATGAGGAAGTCCAATTTGACAACCCTTACAATTTGTCTTGATGTTGTTAGTTGAATTTCTCACCTAGCTTAATTAATTAGCCCATTTTGTTAGAACTTGAACCTTTAGCATGTATGATTATATTTTCATGCTCTTTTTTCTTGCCTGAGAGTGTCAATTTGGACTTTGGAATCTAGAACTTGTGGCTTGTATGCATTTTGAGATTACATTAGAATTTGATGCATTAATATGATTTAGGCATTAGGATtcaccctttcttttcccttaatGAACCAAGTTGAAGCCTAATCCCGTTTTCTTTGTTTTCACCAAGATTTTAAACCCGAGCCTTTTCATTTATTCCTCTCTTCCACCCTTGACAAGACAAAGAGCATAAGTTTAAGGTTGTGAGataatgttcaaaaaaaaaaaagagacaaaaaaaagcacaaaaaaaagaaaaaataattcggaaaaaaaagaaaaaaaagaaaagtgaaaaaaaaaaagtttgatgATTTGTTCATTATAGCTACCTTTGTTTAGCTTGTTTATTCTTGTTGCCTATGTTTTTTAAGGTTGTGGACATGATATAGTTACTTGTTGGGAAACTCTTGTCTTGACTTTCTTTAGCCTCATTTTAGCCTTATTCCCTACCTTTACCTAAGCCCCATTACACCATTTATTAAAAGTCCTAATGATTTTTGCATCTCATTTCTTTAAAGTAGTGGAGAATTGATCTTGCCACAAGCCTATGGAGACCCTTATTCAAATTTTGACTTTGAGTGAATTTGATTTCTACACCcaaaacactttgagtgatttgagtgcaTCTTGGTAAGAATTAAGCTTAGGTTAGAATTTGATTGATAATTGATAGACAATGGTAAGGTTGAATAATTGTTCTTGCTTGCACCTATTCgtttttttattcatgttttattCACGTCATTTTTTGTGCACTTGAACTCTCATAACTTTGTTTAAGACTTGCAACGGTTTAGGAGAAAGATGATGAagcttttgattaatttatttcaaacatacttgagggcaagtatGAGACAAGTGAGGGGGAATTTGATGTACTCTTATATTTGACACTTTTTGCTTGTTAATTCCTTTGTCTTATGAATTTTTCACTACTTAATTggttgtatttgatttatttcttgTGTAGTGAACCCAATACTGGAAATGGCAACAAAAAGACGTAATCtgcagtttttttttctttttattctgtCACGGTTGGAGTCGTGGGCACGATGCTTATTCTGTCACGGCTGGAGTCGTGGGCACAACGCTGGGCACGACACGGATCTGACGTGGCAAATCAGAAGTCAACACGGGGAATATTCTggaaacaacttatcttgatctattgACGTGATTTGGGGGATTTtggatttcattttcataattttatagaTATTATCTTATCTTTTTTTGATTAGTTTTCCTTGTTGATTTGGGAATTTGAAGCCTATAAATACCCACATTTGGGTAAGGCTAAGTATCTCTTGTCTTTTGTTCTTATTGCTActttgttttcatttttaataaaattttcttctttgttttatttctactttactttattttattttatgtttttacattatcaaaacatgttaAGCATGATAATCAAAATCATGCTTGGCTAATTTTTCTCAAGCCAAGAGCTAGTACGAATCAATTCCTCACGTGAGAATTGAATATTGCTTAAATCCCTTCGAGATACATTTTCGTCTTTTTGCTTAGATAGTTTGGCAATCGAccttactaaaatttttaaacgttTTTCAAATCAAAAAGGATCCGTTGGTCTGGAATCGTTTAATTTTACAGTTGGGAGGAAGGATCGGCCTGTGGCATTTCGACTTCCTATGAACACTCTTAGCGGCGGTCCGCTAAGGAAAGACGAGATCGAAAATGATTCTTGATAAGACAACTTCCGAGTTGGGCTTTTCCTGTTTTAAAACTAAGTATTTTAACGGCGATAGACGTGGTTGATTTACTTAAGAATCGACTTTCGAAGATAGACTTGGGAAGATTGG
This is a stretch of genomic DNA from Gossypium arboreum isolate Shixiya-1 chromosome 11, ASM2569848v2, whole genome shotgun sequence. It encodes these proteins:
- the LOC108471568 gene encoding uncharacterized protein LOC108471568, which gives rise to MTRRNPGTLVQYNSKIEASARRNYGQTLRRKKQQEQRERQSNLESTSTTPPREPEQTPNERPSPNTINPITNPTFELEQMADQTIKELAAAPAVQQPLCITFPQGTTPFQLKTGLIHLLPIFNGLPSESPHKHLAEFHMVCSSIKPQGVSEDQIKLRAFSFSLARMANEWLFYLPPNSITTWAELSRVFLDRYFPAAKASELRRSILGIQQRSDESLYDYWERFKKLCASCPQHGLSEQTLLQYLYEGMLSMDKKMVDAASSGALVNMTLENTRTIISTMATNSQQFGSLSEPSPRVHEVSTIFLENKIDKLTDIVNSLVTGKIGSVKVCGICTMSNHPTDSCPMLQDETGAQVNAINNFPGPPQRPYNPYGNTFNPGWRDHPDMSYGNKNENYQPRPPPFPNQSPQKTSLETIVEKLAISQEKFQTQTQSHLQEIDKQISQLAQTVGRLQSQGRLPSQTETNSRENVSAITLRSGTVISPEPTKEPEKIEKDKEDTSLKSQEEKSSPTSGKVVPSPSFSTYETPPPFLGKLARRDKKEEEKEILDIFKKVEINIPLLDVIRKVPKYAKFLKDLCTNRRWLSGNERVNLNENISAIFQRRLPVKYKDQGMFAILCKIGKFGIKKGNV